Proteins encoded in a region of the Synechococcus sp. BIOS-U3-1 genome:
- a CDS encoding translation initiation factor has protein sequence MPKGGWQEFSNTDSLQRPSGPEKQPTAKAQQIVRVQPTRGGKGGKTVTVIRGLELDQEGLKALLKTLKKRIGSGGTARDGLIELQGDQVEIALELLNKQGYRPKRAGG, from the coding sequence ATGCCGAAGGGCGGGTGGCAGGAATTCAGCAACACAGACAGTTTGCAGCGGCCGAGCGGTCCCGAGAAGCAACCAACCGCGAAAGCACAACAGATCGTTCGGGTGCAGCCAACCCGAGGCGGCAAAGGCGGCAAGACCGTGACGGTGATCCGCGGTTTGGAGCTCGACCAAGAGGGACTCAAAGCATTGCTGAAGACACTCAAGAAACGCATCGGCAGCGGTGGCACAGCAAGAGACGGCCTGATCGAACTTCAGGGCGATCAGGTGGAGATTGCGCTGGAACTGCTCAACAAGCAGGGATATCGACCCAAGCGCGCTGGGGGATGA
- a CDS encoding class I SAM-dependent methyltransferase, giving the protein MTDSASTPRWADSSQGLGRWIERLIGIALLRRPLFFQARQLIIRTAERNGIPWRVRRRELQKAAAPLLSSTINPGIKPPDYYVARFHAYEQGNLCWEAAAEAEQATDAMALRIWPEEALAPSVAQARLRDEIHRTLAPLLNGSIDQVLDLGCSVGVSTLYLARWLRERAEQRQESAPRIQGLDLSPDMLAVAQVRDREGLVDGWLHAAAENTGLAVASFDLISLQFVCHELPQEATHAVLMEAARLLRPGGALVMVDQDPASSVLQRLPAVVATLLKSTEPYIEQYFSLDMAEALRAAGFRNLQIRACDPRHRVIACLR; this is encoded by the coding sequence ATGACCGACTCCGCGTCCACGCCTCGATGGGCTGACTCCAGTCAGGGCCTTGGTCGCTGGATCGAACGTTTGATCGGTATCGCTCTGCTGAGGCGCCCGCTGTTCTTCCAGGCACGTCAGCTGATTATTCGCACTGCTGAACGCAACGGCATTCCCTGGAGAGTCCGTCGCCGGGAACTGCAGAAGGCTGCAGCACCGTTGTTGTCGAGCACCATCAACCCCGGGATTAAGCCGCCCGACTACTACGTGGCTCGTTTCCATGCCTATGAACAAGGCAATCTCTGCTGGGAGGCTGCTGCCGAAGCGGAGCAAGCCACCGATGCGATGGCCCTGCGCATCTGGCCGGAAGAGGCGTTGGCACCATCTGTGGCCCAGGCCCGTCTGAGGGATGAGATCCATCGCACTTTGGCGCCGCTCCTGAACGGGTCCATTGATCAGGTGCTTGATCTTGGCTGTTCAGTGGGAGTGAGCACGTTGTATCTCGCACGCTGGCTGCGTGAGCGGGCCGAGCAGCGCCAAGAGTCTGCGCCTCGGATTCAAGGCCTGGATCTGTCCCCCGACATGCTTGCGGTGGCCCAAGTGCGTGATCGGGAGGGACTGGTGGATGGCTGGTTGCATGCAGCGGCGGAGAACACGGGTCTGGCGGTTGCGTCTTTTGATCTGATCAGTCTCCAGTTCGTCTGCCATGAACTGCCTCAGGAGGCGACCCACGCTGTGCTGATGGAGGCTGCTCGGTTGCTGCGGCCAGGCGGTGCTCTGGTGATGGTTGATCAGGATCCCGCCTCTTCCGTCCTTCAGCGCCTTCCCGCTGTGGTCGCCACATTGCTCAAAAGTACCGAGCCTTATATCGAGCAGTACTTCAGCCTCGACATGGCTGAGGCCCTGCGAGCGGCAGGGTTCCGGAATTTGCAAATCCGTGCCTGTGATCCACGGCATCGCGTGATTGCCTGCTTACGCTGA
- the cysC gene encoding adenylyl-sulfate kinase, with translation MTASSSHGQLTNQGASTNIAWHQASVDRAARAEQRGHRSAILWFTGLSGAGKSTLANAVNQALFDRGLTTYVLDGDNIRHGLCKDLGFSDADREENIRRIGEVSKLFLDSGAIVLTAFVSPFRADRDKARNLVGDGDFIEIFCAADLNVCEQRDTKGLYAKARAGEIKEFTGISSPYEAPETPELSVDTGAADLSNCVDQVVNELISRQLIPAQR, from the coding sequence ATGACCGCTTCGTCCAGCCACGGCCAGCTCACCAACCAGGGTGCTTCCACCAACATCGCCTGGCATCAGGCATCGGTTGACCGAGCAGCCCGCGCTGAACAACGGGGACATCGCAGCGCCATTCTTTGGTTCACAGGTCTAAGCGGTGCTGGCAAGAGCACGCTCGCCAACGCGGTCAATCAGGCCCTGTTCGATCGGGGCCTGACGACCTATGTGCTCGACGGCGACAACATTCGCCATGGCCTCTGCAAAGACCTTGGTTTTTCTGATGCCGACCGTGAGGAGAACATCCGCCGCATAGGTGAGGTGTCCAAACTCTTTCTGGATTCCGGTGCCATCGTGTTGACGGCATTCGTCTCGCCGTTCCGTGCTGACCGCGACAAGGCACGCAACCTGGTTGGCGACGGAGATTTCATCGAGATCTTCTGTGCCGCTGACCTGAACGTGTGCGAACAGAGGGACACCAAGGGCCTCTATGCAAAGGCACGTGCGGGAGAAATCAAAGAATTCACTGGTATCTCCAGCCCTTATGAAGCACCAGAAACGCCGGAACTTTCTGTCGACACTGGCGCTGCAGACCTGTCGAACTGCGTGGATCAGGTGGTCAACGAGCTGATCTCCCGGCAACTCATTCCTGCCCAGCGCTGA